One Aphelocoma coerulescens isolate FSJ_1873_10779 chromosome 8, UR_Acoe_1.0, whole genome shotgun sequence genomic region harbors:
- the PCSK9 gene encoding proprotein convertase subtilisin/kexin type 9 has translation MSPRALGLAVVLALAELILAPGAVEEGEAAVGAAPPGPAAFHRAAKASWRLPGRYVVMLRAGSEAEVRGTARRLQARAARRGHLAELLHVFHLLPAFLVRMSSDVLDTALKLPHVKYIEEDAYVFAQSIPWNLGRIVPPQPGSGAYSPPNKGDLVEIYLLDTSVQSTHREIEGRVTVTGFESIPEEDGTHFHRQASKCDSHGTHVAGVLSGRDAGVATGANIRSLRVLNCQGKGTVSGTLMALEFIQRTLEAQPSAPLVVVLPLAGARSPALNAGCRRMARMGAVVVAAAGNYKDDACLYSPASEPEVITVGATDSEDQPASIGTLGTNFGRCVDLFAPGDDIIGASSDCSTCFTAQSGTSQAAAHVAGIAAVLLSAEPQLSLAELRQRLLRFSAKNAVDTARLPEEQRLQTPNSVAGLPPRLGADQQLLCRSVWSARSGLAPHATAVARCASTEEMLSCSSFSRSGSRLGEHVEDKDGQKQCVAHSTFRGRGVYAIARCCTWPRAECRINASSPAAEGAECSPRDRVLTGCSFHSPSVVLGAGGRPVAGLGRGPSRCASRTEAMAHAVCCPTASLECRLKEHMAPGSQEKVSVSCDDGWTLTGCNALSQSPGSMGAYAVDNSCVAAAVPGSSSAVAIAICCRSRH, from the exons ATGTCCCCGCGGGCGCTGGGGCTGGCGGTGGTGCTGGCGCTGGCGGAGTTGATTCTGGCCCCGGGGGCGGTCGAGGAGGGGGAAGCCGCCGTCGGGGCTGCCCCGCCGGGACCCGCTGCTTTCCATCGCGCCGCCAAG GCGTCGTGGCGGCTGCCCGGGCGCTACGTGGTGATGCTGCGGGCGGGCAGCGAGGCCGAGGTGCGAGGCACTGCCCGGCGGCTGCAGGCCCGGGCGGCTCGGCGGGGAcacctggcagagctgctgcacgtcTTCCACCTCCTGCCAGCCTTCCTGGTGAGGATGAGCAGCGACGTCCTGGACACG GCGCTGAAGCTGCCGCACGTGAAGTACATTGAGGAGGATGCCTATGTCTTTGCCCAGAGCATTCCTTGGAACCTGGGCAGGATCGTGCCGCCACAGCCCGGCTCAGGCGCCTACAGCCCTCCCA ATAAAGGTGACCTGGTGGAGATTTACCTGCTGGACACCAGCGTGCAGAGCACCCACCGGGAGATCGAGGGAAGGGTGACTGTGACTGGCTTTGAGAGCATCCCCGAGGAGGATGGCACCCACTTCCACAGGCAG gccagcAAGTGTGACAGCCACGGCACGCACGTGGCCGGGGTGCTGAGCGGGCGCGACGCCGGCGTGGCCACGGGCGCCAACATCCGCAGCCTCCGCGTGCTGAACTGCCAGGGGAAGGGCACCGTCAGCGGGACCCTCATGG ccctggagtTCATCCAGAGGACGCTGGAGGCCCAGCCCTCCGCGCCGCTGGTGGTGGTGCTGCCCTTGGCCGGcgcccgcagccccgcgctCAACGCGGGCTGCCGGCGGATGGCGCGGATGGGAGCGGTGGTGGTGGCAGCTGCCGGCAACTACAAGGACGATGCCTGCTTGTACTCGCCTGCTTCCGAGCCAGAG GTCATCACGGTCGGTGCCACCGACAGCGAGGACCAGCCTGCCTCAATCGGCACCCTGGGCACCAACTTTGGCCGCTGCGTGGACCTGTTTGCCCCGGGGGACGACATCATCGGCGCCTCCAGCGACTGCAGCACGTGTTTCACAGCGCAGAGCGGGACGTCGCAGGCGGCCGCACATGTGGCAG GCATCGCTGCCGTGTTGCTCAGCGCCGAGCCCCAGCTGAGCCTCGCCGAGCTCCGGCAGCGCCTCCTGCGCTTCTCCGCCAAGAACGCCGTGGACACAGCGCGGCTCCCAGAGGAGCAGCGGCTCCAGACACCCAACAGCGTGGCTGGGCTGCCCCCCCGGCTGGGAGCAG accagcagctgctctgccgcTCGGTGTGGTCGGCGCGCTCAGGGCTCGCCCCGCACGCCACGGCCGTGGCTCGCTGCGCCAGCACCGAGGAGAtgctcagctgctccagcttcTCCCGCAGCGGCAGCCGGCTGGGGGAGCACGTGGAG gACAAGGACGGGCAGAAGCAGTGCGTGGCTCACAGCACTTTCCGGGGCCGGGGTGTTTATGCCATCGCCCGGTGCTGCACGTGGCCCAGGGCTGAGTGCCGGATCAATGCCAGCTCCCCGGCGGCCGAAGGGGCCGAGTGCTCCCCACGGGACCGTGTGCTGACTG GGTGCAGTTTCCACTCCCCATCCGTGGTGCTGGGTGCCGGTGGCAGGCCCGtggcggggctggggagggggcccaGTCGCTGTGCCAGCAGGACAGAGGCGATGGCACACGCCGTGTGCTGCCCCACTGCCAGCCTCGAGTGCCGGCTGAAGGAGCACAtggccccgggatcccaggagAAG GTGTCGGTGTCCTGTGATGATGGCTGGACGCTGACGGGCTGTAACGCCCTTTCCCAGAGCCCTGGCTCCATGGGAGCCTACGCCGTGGACAATTCCTGCGTGGCAGCCGCTGTCCCTGGCAGCAGCTCGGCCGTGGCCATCGCCATTTGCTGCCGGAGCCGGCACTAG